Proteins found in one Rhinolophus ferrumequinum isolate MPI-CBG mRhiFer1 chromosome 9, mRhiFer1_v1.p, whole genome shotgun sequence genomic segment:
- the C9H1orf174 gene encoding UPF0688 protein C1orf174 homolog isoform X1: MRSRKLTGGVRASARLRARTCAASSASVQEVSTATSARTVCQTSSSHKAADRRISKKFKYDKGHLVKSELQKRVPKADSAALSEAPPETSCKNEPLEFAEGGPVPPEKEAGVSGPPDTAGLLLGHCTGGSDTCSAETEDGLSLPKCGALPERKSDSSPAAWEEPTPEVGQVPTAPLQMDSSVFLDDDSSQPMPVSRFFGNVELMQDLPPASSSCPSVSRREFRKMHFRAKDEEEEEEDAEM, from the exons ATGAGGAGCCGCAAG CTCACAGGTGGAGTGCGGGCTTCAGCGCGCCTGCGGGCCCGGACTTGTGCCGCCAGTTCGGCCTCCGTGCAGGAAGTCAGCACCGCCACGTCCGCCCGGACGGTATGTCAG aCTTCCTCGTCACACAAAGCTGCCGACAGACGAATTTCCAAGAAGTTCAAGTATGACAAAGGTCATCTTGTGAAATCAGAGTTACAGAAACGAGTCCCTAAGGCCGACAGTGCTGCTTTGTCCGAGGCACCACCGGAGACCTCTTGTAAAAATGAGCCTCTGGAGTTTGCCGAAGGTGGCCCGGTGCCCCCAGAAAAGGAAGCCGGTGTTTCTGGACCACCGGACACGGCAGGCCTCCTCCTCGGCCACTGCACAGGTGGGAGTGACACTTGCTCAGCAGAGACTGAAGACGGCCTTTCCTTGCCAAAGTGTGGTGCCCTTCCCGAAAGAAAGTCTGACAGCAGCCCTGCCGCGTGGGAGGAGCCCACACCCGAGGTGGGCCAGGTCCCAACGGCCCCACTTCAAATGGACAGCAGCGTCTTTCTGGATGACGACAGCAGTCAGCCGATGCCAGTGAGTCGGTTCTTTGGGAACGTGGAGCTCATGCAG GACCTCCCGCCAGCGTCTTCCTCTTGTCCTTCAGTGAGCAGACGAGAATTCCGGAAAATGCATTTCAGAGCcaaagatgaggaagaggaggaggaggatgcaGAAATGTAG
- the C9H1orf174 gene encoding UPF0688 protein C1orf174 homolog isoform X2 encodes MRSRKTSSSHKAADRRISKKFKYDKGHLVKSELQKRVPKADSAALSEAPPETSCKNEPLEFAEGGPVPPEKEAGVSGPPDTAGLLLGHCTGGSDTCSAETEDGLSLPKCGALPERKSDSSPAAWEEPTPEVGQVPTAPLQMDSSVFLDDDSSQPMPVSRFFGNVELMQDLPPASSSCPSVSRREFRKMHFRAKDEEEEEEDAEM; translated from the exons ATGAGGAGCCGCAAG aCTTCCTCGTCACACAAAGCTGCCGACAGACGAATTTCCAAGAAGTTCAAGTATGACAAAGGTCATCTTGTGAAATCAGAGTTACAGAAACGAGTCCCTAAGGCCGACAGTGCTGCTTTGTCCGAGGCACCACCGGAGACCTCTTGTAAAAATGAGCCTCTGGAGTTTGCCGAAGGTGGCCCGGTGCCCCCAGAAAAGGAAGCCGGTGTTTCTGGACCACCGGACACGGCAGGCCTCCTCCTCGGCCACTGCACAGGTGGGAGTGACACTTGCTCAGCAGAGACTGAAGACGGCCTTTCCTTGCCAAAGTGTGGTGCCCTTCCCGAAAGAAAGTCTGACAGCAGCCCTGCCGCGTGGGAGGAGCCCACACCCGAGGTGGGCCAGGTCCCAACGGCCCCACTTCAAATGGACAGCAGCGTCTTTCTGGATGACGACAGCAGTCAGCCGATGCCAGTGAGTCGGTTCTTTGGGAACGTGGAGCTCATGCAG GACCTCCCGCCAGCGTCTTCCTCTTGTCCTTCAGTGAGCAGACGAGAATTCCGGAAAATGCATTTCAGAGCcaaagatgaggaagaggaggaggaggatgcaGAAATGTAG